From Candidatus Cybelea sp., a single genomic window includes:
- a CDS encoding NUDIX hydrolase, translated as MEKPQWRVRSSSYVVNSPYMRLRADEVELPNGTIVSDYYVRESYGFATILALTPDRDVVLVRQYRYGADSIHLELPAGMLQDAEDPQACALRELTEETGYEVARSEPAAEYLPEPVRSTARAYVYIGYDARKTREPQLDATEHLTVELATLARFREMLADGTIDSGASIAAGYRALDYLRALGDR; from the coding sequence GTGGAGAAGCCGCAGTGGCGCGTCCGATCCTCGAGTTACGTCGTCAATTCGCCGTACATGCGCTTGCGTGCCGACGAGGTCGAGCTCCCGAACGGCACGATCGTTTCCGACTACTACGTCCGCGAGTCCTACGGCTTCGCGACGATTCTGGCGCTCACGCCCGACCGCGACGTCGTCCTGGTGCGCCAGTACCGATACGGCGCGGACTCGATTCACCTCGAGCTGCCGGCTGGAATGCTGCAGGACGCCGAGGACCCGCAGGCCTGTGCGCTCCGGGAGCTGACCGAGGAGACCGGCTACGAGGTCGCCCGCAGCGAGCCCGCCGCCGAATATCTCCCCGAGCCCGTCCGGTCGACCGCGCGCGCCTACGTTTATATAGGCTACGATGCGCGCAAGACCCGGGAGCCCCAGCTCGATGCCACCGAGCATCTGACGGTCGAGCTGGCAACGCTGGCGCGCTTTCGAGAGATGCTCGCCGACGGTACGATCGATTCAGGGGCGTCGATCGCCGCCGGCTATCGAGCCTTGGATTACCTCCGGGCGCTGGGCGATCGCTGA
- a CDS encoding ATP-binding cassette domain-containing protein — protein MANRRVLPIVEARDLRKVFRTTKRTPGALGALRSLFTREYEERVAVGGVSFALEPGELVGYIGPNGAGKSTTIKMLTGILVPTSGEVRVAGLVPWRSRKENARNIGVVFGQRSQLYWDLPLIESFELLRAIYGVPADRYRRNLGEFVEILEMEDFLRTPVRQLSLGQRMRGDFAAALLHGPRVVYLDEPTIGLDVVAKQAIREFIARINAERNATIVLTTHDLADVERLCRRIVLIDNGSLIYDGDIDRIKSEYGRFRTLVVRFCEPIAHPELEGTELAGVEDSVARFRFDRNRQRADLLVRQASERYPVEDVSLEEPDLESIIRRIYIEGYEERPEERPKEGAR, from the coding sequence ATGGCGAATCGCCGTGTCCTGCCGATCGTAGAAGCGCGCGACCTGCGCAAGGTCTTTCGGACGACGAAGCGCACGCCGGGAGCACTCGGCGCGCTGCGCTCCCTCTTCACGCGCGAATACGAGGAGCGGGTCGCCGTCGGCGGGGTTTCGTTCGCGCTCGAGCCCGGCGAGCTGGTCGGCTACATCGGCCCGAACGGTGCCGGCAAGTCCACAACCATCAAGATGCTCACCGGCATCCTGGTTCCCACCTCCGGCGAGGTCCGAGTCGCCGGCCTCGTGCCGTGGAGAAGCCGTAAGGAGAACGCGCGCAACATCGGTGTGGTCTTCGGCCAGCGCAGCCAACTCTATTGGGATCTTCCGCTCATCGAGTCATTCGAACTCCTGCGGGCGATCTACGGCGTTCCCGCCGATCGCTATCGCCGGAACCTGGGCGAGTTTGTCGAGATCCTCGAGATGGAGGATTTTCTGCGAACCCCGGTACGCCAGTTGTCGCTCGGCCAGCGGATGCGCGGGGATTTTGCGGCGGCACTACTGCACGGCCCGCGCGTCGTCTACCTGGACGAGCCGACGATCGGGCTCGACGTCGTCGCAAAGCAGGCGATTCGCGAGTTCATCGCGCGGATCAACGCCGAGCGCAACGCAACGATCGTCCTGACGACCCACGACCTCGCGGACGTGGAGCGGCTCTGCCGGCGAATCGTACTGATCGATAACGGCTCGCTCATCTACGACGGCGACATCGATCGCATCAAGAGCGAGTACGGCCGCTTCCGCACGCTCGTCGTGCGTTTCTGCGAGCCGATCGCCCATCCGGAGCTCGAAGGCACGGAGCTTGCCGGCGTCGAGGATTCGGTCGCGCGATTCCGCTTCGATCGCAACCGGCAGCGCGCGGATCTGCTCGTGCGGCAAGCGAGCGAGCGATATCCTGTAGAGGACGTGAGCCTGGAGGAGCCCGATCTCGAATCGATCATTCGGCGCATCTACATCGAAGGCTACGAAGAGCGCCCAGAAGAGCGGCCAAAGGAGGGCGCGCGATGA
- a CDS encoding alpha/beta hydrolase, producing the protein MQVLADDGARIEARVSGRQHRNAVVLIHGFPLSASIFDAQSLALEREFCVVRPDLRGSGASSSPDGPYLMETLAADVALVLDALGIERAAIAGHSLGGYVALAFARMFIERVEGLALIASRLRADTPQEARRRRELADRADREKSIEPIVEAIVPRLLAPQTVSKQPQIAENVYRIARANDPAGAAATLRGMALRAPAEDIAEDLDVPVLVIAGANDTVVGEEEARTMTRHFPRGELAVCANSAHLPMLEDPGCTNEALRAWLARQV; encoded by the coding sequence ATGCAAGTTTTGGCCGATGACGGAGCGCGCATCGAAGCGCGCGTAAGCGGGCGACAACACCGTAACGCGGTCGTTTTGATCCATGGATTCCCACTCTCTGCGAGCATCTTCGACGCGCAGTCGCTAGCTCTCGAGCGCGAGTTTTGTGTCGTTCGTCCAGACCTTCGAGGCTCCGGTGCATCGAGCTCGCCCGATGGTCCATATCTAATGGAAACGCTCGCCGCCGACGTCGCACTCGTTCTCGACGCGCTCGGCATCGAGCGTGCGGCGATCGCGGGACACTCGCTGGGCGGATACGTTGCGCTCGCGTTTGCGCGGATGTTTATCGAACGGGTGGAGGGCCTCGCGTTGATTGCTAGCCGCTTGCGGGCCGACACCCCGCAAGAAGCGCGGAGGCGGCGAGAGCTGGCGGATCGCGCCGATCGCGAGAAGAGCATCGAGCCGATTGTCGAGGCCATCGTGCCGCGACTGCTCGCTCCGCAAACCGTTTCAAAGCAGCCGCAAATCGCCGAAAACGTCTATCGCATAGCCCGTGCCAACGATCCGGCGGGTGCGGCCGCGACGCTTCGCGGGATGGCGCTGCGCGCGCCGGCGGAGGATATCGCGGAGGACCTCGACGTACCGGTGCTGGTCATCGCCGGGGCAAACGACACGGTCGTCGGGGAAGAAGAGGCGCGTACGATGACGCGGCATTTTCCGCGCGGCGAGCTGGCGGTTTGCGCGAACAGCGCGCATCTGCCGATGCTCGAGGACCCCGGATGCACCAACGAAGCGCTGCGCGCGTGGCTAGCGCGGCAAGTCTAG
- a CDS encoding ABC-2 family transporter protein, with protein MLGAYAQYWRINILTMLEYRANFVMWFFFTIIYHGVALGALYVTMEHFPSMNGWSFREIFFLYALWMCGHELHNTLFFTVVSVPEYVREGRFDRFLVRPLDALFQVLTVPQQIVPDGLILGVATLVVATQAAGVRVDWFFVLFVPCIVAGGALIDLGISLAIATLSFWVIRVDTLRWVVMSLEQDFTRYPISIYNRGVRIVLAFVLPFAFMNYFPAAYFLQKADTGLHLSPAIGLVTPAIGLAWFGASYVFWIFGLRHYQGTGS; from the coding sequence ATGCTCGGCGCCTACGCGCAGTACTGGCGGATCAATATCCTCACGATGCTCGAGTACCGAGCCAACTTCGTGATGTGGTTCTTCTTCACGATTATCTACCACGGCGTCGCGCTCGGCGCGCTCTACGTGACGATGGAGCACTTTCCGTCGATGAACGGCTGGAGCTTCCGCGAGATATTCTTCCTCTACGCGCTCTGGATGTGCGGGCACGAACTCCACAACACGCTGTTCTTCACCGTCGTCAGCGTCCCGGAGTACGTGCGCGAAGGCCGCTTCGACCGTTTCCTCGTGCGCCCGCTCGACGCGCTCTTCCAGGTCCTGACCGTGCCGCAGCAAATCGTGCCCGACGGCTTGATCCTCGGCGTCGCGACGCTCGTCGTCGCGACGCAGGCGGCGGGAGTGCGCGTCGACTGGTTTTTCGTGCTCTTCGTTCCGTGTATCGTCGCCGGCGGCGCGCTGATCGACCTCGGCATTTCGTTAGCGATCGCCACGCTTTCGTTCTGGGTGATCCGCGTCGACACGCTGCGCTGGGTCGTGATGTCCCTGGAACAGGATTTCACGAGGTACCCGATCAGCATCTACAACCGCGGCGTGCGCATCGTCCTCGCCTTCGTTCTGCCGTTTGCCTTCATGAACTACTTCCCCGCAGCGTACTTTTTGCAGAAGGCCGATACGGGGCTGCACCTCAGTCCGGCGATCGGTTTGGTCACCCCCGCGATCGGCCTAGCGTGGTTCGGCGCCTCCTACGTTTTCTGGATCTTCGGTTTGCGGCACTACCAAGGAACGGGGTCGTGA
- a CDS encoding serine hydrolase produces the protein MKRAAFLAGGGAALLSGRAVARSLNLRIARIAGELPGRIGVYARTLVPGAPLAAYHAGEHFPTASVIKVLVMTTAYAKQEAHPGALSAVVVYRSGDLIGGSDFMASARDGQRFTVAELIVPMITVSDNTAANLLIGHFGVHAINAVGKRAGMTRTHLARKFLDYSAIAHHNDNVSTPADMGHLLYLIELGAHEGIPTIVSPRHCRAMLDIMRGQTDRDGIPAALPAHTAVANKTGEIEGTRNDVAVVSPYGGDPFVLAIMTKDAYDYAAAYAAIHAVTRDVYLSARRRYASPAS, from the coding sequence GTGAAGCGCGCCGCATTCTTGGCCGGCGGCGGCGCCGCCCTGCTTTCCGGTCGCGCAGTCGCACGCTCTCTCAATCTCCGCATCGCCCGCATCGCCGGCGAGCTGCCCGGCAGGATCGGCGTCTACGCGCGCACGCTCGTGCCGGGCGCGCCGCTGGCCGCCTACCACGCCGGCGAGCACTTCCCAACCGCGTCGGTCATCAAAGTGCTCGTGATGACGACGGCCTATGCGAAGCAGGAGGCGCATCCCGGCGCGCTCTCCGCGGTCGTCGTCTATCGCAGCGGCGATTTGATCGGCGGCTCCGACTTCATGGCGAGCGCGCGAGACGGCCAACGATTTACCGTCGCCGAGCTGATCGTCCCGATGATCACGGTGAGCGACAACACGGCCGCGAATCTGCTGATCGGACACTTCGGCGTCCACGCGATCAACGCCGTGGGAAAGCGAGCGGGAATGACTCGAACGCACCTCGCGCGCAAGTTCCTCGACTACTCGGCCATCGCGCATCACAACGACAACGTGTCGACACCGGCCGATATGGGACACCTGCTCTACCTCATCGAGCTCGGCGCGCACGAGGGAATCCCGACGATCGTCAGCCCGCGTCACTGCCGCGCGATGCTCGACATCATGCGCGGTCAAACCGACCGCGACGGAATACCGGCGGCGCTTCCGGCGCACACCGCGGTGGCTAACAAGACCGGCGAGATCGAAGGGACGCGCAACGACGTCGCGGTCGTGTCACCCTACGGCGGCGATCCGTTCGTTTTGGCGATCATGACGAAGGACGCATACGACTACGCCGCCGCGTACGCGGCGATCCACGCGGTTACTCGCGATGTCTATCTTTCCGCGCGCAGGCGCTACGCCTCGCCCGCAAGTTGA
- a CDS encoding 3-hydroxyacyl-CoA dehydrogenase NAD-binding domain-containing protein yields MPERVMVVGGGTMGAGIALLAAGAGFQVTIVEPQASARERAVGSFAREAKRSGDASPALRIEWADRIEPRDRVMLAIEAVPEVFELKRNVFLELANALPADALLASNTSSFSVGELAGIAPNPARVIGLHFFNPPTRMRLVEVVQAEQTAQEAIDRAFEFAERCGKTPVLVADTPGFIVNRVARPYYLQALRALERGVASVPELDALARSAGFAMGPFELMDLIGLDVNLATSESVYQRTEAERLEPAQSQRIMVAEGLLGRKSGQGFYSYADGKAERFEPEAAQIDEQPNADEVVAIVGLGVHAQDLAELIGQRYANVQVVANDEMLDEVLPESTIIVDAGDGASDRSEIIAQLDAAFEKECIIIADAYATNLSASARRMRHGERLVGFGALGSVASQSAVEIVNSEEASDDALELAQELFASIGKAAILVEDVPGLFLGRTIGSIVNEAMIAVAEDVASPEDVDEAMMLGANYPGGPITWGREIGGTRVRTILKRLADAEGEQFAPHRSLWLLDVEAVPAQETPE; encoded by the coding sequence ATGCCCGAACGTGTAATGGTTGTCGGCGGTGGAACGATGGGCGCCGGTATCGCACTCCTCGCCGCCGGCGCGGGGTTCCAGGTGACGATCGTCGAGCCGCAAGCGAGCGCGCGCGAGCGCGCCGTCGGTTCGTTTGCTCGCGAGGCAAAGCGTTCGGGCGATGCGTCGCCGGCGCTTCGGATCGAGTGGGCCGATCGCATCGAGCCGCGCGACCGCGTGATGCTTGCGATCGAGGCCGTCCCGGAGGTGTTCGAACTCAAACGGAACGTCTTCCTCGAGCTCGCCAACGCGTTGCCTGCCGATGCACTACTGGCGTCGAATACTTCGTCGTTCTCGGTCGGCGAACTCGCCGGTATCGCGCCGAACCCGGCGCGTGTCATCGGTCTCCACTTTTTTAATCCGCCCACGCGCATGCGGCTCGTCGAAGTCGTGCAGGCGGAGCAGACCGCGCAAGAAGCGATCGATCGTGCTTTCGAGTTTGCGGAGCGCTGTGGTAAGACGCCGGTTCTCGTCGCGGATACTCCCGGCTTCATCGTGAATCGCGTCGCGCGTCCATACTATCTGCAGGCACTGCGCGCGCTCGAACGCGGCGTCGCCTCGGTACCGGAGCTCGACGCGCTCGCGCGTTCTGCCGGCTTTGCGATGGGGCCGTTCGAGCTGATGGATCTCATCGGCCTCGACGTCAATTTGGCGACCAGCGAGTCCGTCTACCAAAGAACCGAGGCGGAGCGGCTCGAACCCGCGCAAAGCCAGCGTATCATGGTTGCGGAAGGACTGCTCGGGAGAAAGTCCGGACAGGGATTCTACTCGTACGCAGACGGCAAGGCGGAGCGCTTTGAGCCCGAGGCGGCGCAAATTGACGAGCAGCCCAATGCCGACGAAGTCGTGGCGATCGTCGGGCTCGGCGTCCACGCACAGGACCTCGCGGAGCTGATCGGCCAGCGCTATGCGAACGTCCAAGTCGTCGCCAACGATGAGATGCTCGACGAAGTGCTGCCGGAGAGCACGATCATCGTCGATGCCGGCGATGGCGCTTCCGACCGCAGCGAGATCATTGCGCAACTCGATGCGGCGTTTGAAAAAGAATGCATCATCATCGCCGACGCGTACGCGACGAACCTTTCCGCAAGCGCGCGGCGAATGCGGCACGGCGAGCGGCTCGTGGGGTTCGGCGCTCTCGGTTCGGTCGCGAGCCAGTCCGCCGTCGAGATCGTCAACTCGGAGGAAGCCTCCGACGACGCGCTGGAGCTCGCGCAAGAGCTCTTCGCTTCGATCGGCAAAGCAGCAATTCTGGTCGAGGACGTGCCGGGGCTGTTTTTGGGAAGGACAATCGGTTCGATCGTTAACGAGGCGATGATTGCCGTTGCCGAGGACGTCGCGTCTCCGGAGGACGTCGACGAGGCGATGATGCTCGGTGCGAACTATCCGGGCGGCCCCATAACCTGGGGGCGCGAGATCGGCGGCACGCGCGTACGCACCATTCTCAAGCGGCTCGCCGATGCCGAGGGAGAGCAGTTCGCGCCCCATCGTTCGCTCTGGCTTCTCGACGTCGAAGCCGTGCCGGCGCAGGAGACGCCGGAATGA
- a CDS encoding cytidylate kinase-like family protein — protein sequence MIVTVSNEYGSGALAIASRAAETLGYDYVDRQLPVVVAKRLRITPEAVEASEDSPRSLGERLIDSLERATPELAEAAATQPLDEELAQAVAQAVRDAASAGRCVIVGRGAYAILGERPDVLRVFMHAPRDWRIAHVVKTSNVSPEVAQTEVDRIDRARTAYIRQWYGLTFGDMRNYDLCIDTSRLDVAQSCATIVAAVRARA from the coding sequence GTGATCGTAACGGTCTCGAACGAATACGGATCCGGCGCGCTCGCGATTGCCTCGCGGGCCGCCGAGACGTTGGGATACGACTACGTCGATCGGCAGCTGCCCGTGGTCGTGGCAAAGCGGCTGCGCATCACGCCCGAGGCCGTTGAGGCGAGCGAAGATTCGCCACGGTCGTTGGGAGAGCGGCTGATCGACAGTCTCGAACGCGCGACGCCGGAGCTCGCCGAGGCCGCGGCGACGCAACCGCTCGACGAGGAGCTTGCACAGGCCGTCGCTCAAGCGGTGCGCGACGCTGCATCCGCAGGGCGCTGCGTGATCGTCGGGCGGGGAGCCTACGCGATCCTGGGAGAGCGGCCCGATGTTCTTCGGGTCTTCATGCACGCTCCGCGCGATTGGCGGATAGCCCACGTCGTGAAAACCTCCAACGTCTCCCCCGAAGTCGCGCAGACCGAGGTCGATCGGATCGACCGGGCACGCACCGCCTACATCCGCCAGTGGTACGGGCTGACGTTTGGCGACATGCGGAACTACGATCTCTGCATCGACACGTCGCGCCTCGACGTCGCGCAGAGTTGCGCGACGATCGTGGCGGCCGTGCGAGCGCGCGCGTGA
- a CDS encoding ABC-2 family transporter protein, translating to MEAALLPYIEFAKKAFAREATYRVEVLTEIGSLVLRVYILRSLWTALYTQNAAPAGLPLHSMITYATVAMLMSLILEVDATRLIREKIREGTIATDLMKPISVPFYFFSDGLGQTVLHGLLVIPSLLCALLLVHIDVPPPATFGVFLVTFAIGYGVNFFLNFLMNCIAFWTLETFAAQLIVRWASDLLSGQIIPLTFFPGLLGRLVFALPFAAIYSTPLLIYVGIIPPSQWAISIGVQVLWLLLFAALSSLVWQAAARRVVIQGG from the coding sequence TTGGAGGCGGCGCTTCTTCCGTATATCGAGTTCGCAAAGAAAGCGTTCGCGCGCGAGGCTACCTACCGGGTCGAGGTGCTCACCGAGATCGGCTCGCTGGTCCTTCGCGTCTATATCCTGCGCTCGCTCTGGACCGCGCTCTACACGCAGAACGCCGCGCCGGCCGGCCTGCCGCTGCACTCGATGATCACCTATGCAACGGTTGCGATGTTGATGTCGCTGATCCTCGAGGTCGACGCGACGCGCCTCATTCGCGAAAAGATTCGTGAAGGGACGATCGCGACCGATTTGATGAAGCCGATCAGCGTGCCGTTCTACTTCTTCAGCGACGGACTCGGGCAGACGGTGCTGCACGGGCTGCTCGTCATACCGTCGCTGCTCTGCGCGTTGCTGCTCGTGCACATCGACGTTCCGCCGCCCGCAACGTTCGGCGTCTTCCTCGTAACGTTTGCGATCGGTTATGGAGTGAACTTTTTTCTCAACTTCTTGATGAACTGCATCGCCTTCTGGACGCTCGAAACGTTTGCCGCACAGCTGATCGTACGCTGGGCGTCCGATCTGCTCTCCGGCCAGATCATCCCGTTGACGTTTTTCCCAGGCCTCTTAGGCCGGCTCGTCTTCGCACTGCCGTTTGCGGCGATCTACTCGACGCCGTTGCTGATCTACGTCGGCATCATTCCGCCCTCGCAATGGGCGATCAGCATCGGCGTACAGGTCCTCTGGCTCCTACTCTTCGCCGCGCTCTCCTCACTGGTTTGGCAGGCCGCCGCGCGTCGCGTCGTCATCCAAGGCGGATGA
- a CDS encoding MFS transporter, with the protein MTFAAPLRYRDFRLLWIGLLVSNLGTWMQFTAMGFFVARMAGSAHHAALDLGILGAARAIPVLLFSPLAGVAADALPRRRVLLVTNTTMALAALVLALLATTNTLNLAGLVVLSAVNSAANAFDSPVRQSWVPLLVDRQYVGNAIGLNSVAFNAPAVVGPAVAGLLIVWIGVSGAFYFNAAATLAVVVAVVMMSPSPPVVRHREPPLRAMHQGIAFIVRHPALRWIVFGQFVTAILVRPYSQLIAAFTVNVLHAGPRGLGWAVSAIGVGGFGGALVTAYFAGRERRSRLWLQSGMLMSVGLLVLAFVPSLQVALGVLFAIGVGTMAMMGATNTLIQMLSPDEVRGRALSVYTMIAIGVVPLGSLVDGAIGAVAGLRETFAFAGAVCAVLFAATWLCAPAVRTV; encoded by the coding sequence GTGACGTTCGCGGCCCCGCTTCGCTATCGCGACTTTCGCCTTCTGTGGATCGGTCTGCTCGTCTCCAACCTTGGGACGTGGATGCAGTTTACGGCGATGGGGTTCTTCGTCGCGAGGATGGCCGGCTCGGCGCATCACGCCGCGCTCGACCTCGGCATACTGGGCGCCGCTCGAGCGATTCCGGTACTGCTCTTCTCGCCGCTGGCCGGAGTCGCCGCCGATGCGCTTCCGCGACGGCGCGTCTTGCTGGTAACCAACACGACGATGGCGCTGGCCGCATTGGTGCTCGCCCTGCTGGCGACGACGAATACCTTGAATCTCGCCGGTCTCGTCGTGCTTTCGGCGGTGAATTCGGCCGCCAACGCGTTCGACTCGCCCGTGCGCCAGAGCTGGGTACCGTTGCTCGTCGACCGCCAATATGTCGGAAACGCGATCGGTCTCAACTCGGTCGCGTTCAACGCGCCGGCGGTCGTCGGGCCGGCCGTCGCGGGCCTGCTGATCGTGTGGATCGGCGTCTCCGGCGCTTTCTATTTCAACGCGGCCGCGACGCTCGCAGTCGTCGTCGCGGTGGTGATGATGAGTCCGTCGCCGCCGGTGGTGCGCCATCGCGAACCGCCGTTGCGCGCGATGCACCAAGGCATCGCGTTCATCGTGCGGCATCCCGCGCTTCGCTGGATCGTCTTCGGTCAGTTCGTTACCGCCATCTTGGTCCGGCCCTACAGCCAGCTCATCGCGGCGTTTACGGTCAACGTTCTGCACGCCGGCCCTCGCGGCTTGGGTTGGGCGGTCTCGGCAATCGGAGTCGGCGGTTTCGGCGGGGCGCTCGTCACCGCGTACTTCGCCGGACGGGAGCGGCGCTCGCGCCTATGGCTCCAATCGGGGATGCTGATGTCGGTCGGGCTGCTCGTGCTGGCGTTCGTCCCGTCGCTGCAGGTGGCGCTGGGCGTGCTGTTTGCGATCGGTGTCGGAACGATGGCGATGATGGGCGCCACGAACACGCTGATTCAGATGCTTTCGCCGGACGAAGTGCGTGGGCGAGCGCTCTCCGTTTACACGATGATTGCCATCGGCGTCGTGCCGCTCGGGTCGCTGGTCGACGGTGCGATCGGCGCGGTAGCCGGGCTGCGCGAAACGTTCGCCTTTGCCGGCGCGGTCTGCGCGGTGCTCTTTGCGGCGACCTGGCTCTGCGCGCCGGCCGTGCGGACCGTATGA
- a CDS encoding GIY-YIG nuclease family protein, with protein sequence MTQRCTAPCDPPDAQEALAAEPAVYVLRCRDGSLYTGATVDLPRRLLAHRERKAAKYTRGRLPVSLLAWWHPGTFALAKSQEARFKRLTRAAKLSALRSREVYGCRVQLAGEA encoded by the coding sequence ATGACCCAACGTTGCACGGCGCCGTGCGATCCTCCTGATGCGCAAGAGGCACTAGCCGCAGAACCCGCCGTCTACGTGCTCCGCTGCCGCGATGGATCGCTCTACACCGGCGCTACGGTTGATTTGCCGCGCCGCCTGCTCGCGCACCGGGAGCGTAAGGCGGCAAAGTATACCCGCGGCCGGCTGCCCGTGTCGCTGCTCGCGTGGTGGCATCCGGGCACCTTTGCGCTGGCAAAATCGCAGGAGGCTCGCTTCAAGCGGCTTACGCGTGCCGCGAAGCTCTCGGCGTTGCGGTCCCGCGAAGTCTACGGCTGCCGAGTTCAACTTGCGGGCGAGGCGTAG
- a CDS encoding pirin family protein encodes MSTVTSRLPVFQVIPAASREHVDAGWLDTYYSFSFADYYDPANLNWGALRVFNDDTIQGGEGFPEHPHRDMEIVTYVLSGELAHRDSIGNHGVVGPGGVQFMSAGTGVRHSEYNNDPVEPLHLVQMWVLPGRVGTPPSYGQLALDEGDRRDRWLDVVSGDPDVAAPIRITQDATFKVARLSGADRVLEAKVAPNRYGFLFVASGSVQANGSGLLAGDAVRFYDVPELRVSGEAELVLWDVPEVPETAR; translated from the coding sequence ATGAGCACGGTAACTTCGCGTCTACCCGTTTTTCAGGTGATCCCGGCCGCGTCGCGGGAGCACGTCGATGCCGGCTGGCTCGATACCTATTATTCGTTCAGCTTCGCGGATTATTACGACCCGGCGAACCTCAACTGGGGGGCGCTGCGCGTCTTCAACGACGATACCATCCAAGGGGGCGAAGGCTTTCCAGAGCACCCGCACCGCGACATGGAGATCGTCACGTACGTCCTTTCCGGAGAACTCGCCCACCGCGACAGCATCGGCAATCACGGTGTCGTCGGGCCCGGCGGGGTCCAGTTCATGAGTGCCGGCACCGGCGTTCGCCATAGCGAGTACAACAACGATCCGGTCGAGCCGCTGCACCTCGTGCAGATGTGGGTTCTCCCGGGGCGTGTAGGAACGCCGCCTTCCTACGGGCAGCTGGCGCTGGACGAAGGCGATCGGCGCGATCGCTGGCTCGACGTGGTCAGCGGCGATCCCGACGTTGCAGCGCCGATTCGAATCACGCAGGACGCGACGTTCAAAGTCGCCCGGCTCAGCGGTGCGGATCGCGTGCTCGAAGCAAAAGTTGCCCCGAACCGATATGGGTTTCTCTTCGTCGCCTCCGGATCGGTGCAAGCGAACGGCAGCGGGCTTTTGGCGGGCGACGCGGTGCGCTTCTACGACGTCCCGGAGCTGCGCGTCAGCGGCGAGGCCGAGCTCGTGCTCTGGGACGTACCCGAGGTCCCCGAAACGGCCCGATAA